In a genomic window of Quercus lobata isolate SW786 chromosome 4, ValleyOak3.0 Primary Assembly, whole genome shotgun sequence:
- the LOC115986449 gene encoding phenylalanine--tRNA ligase, chloroplastic/mitochondrial isoform X2, whose amino-acid sequence MAISLAHTTLLSRTSLFLSRNSRSLAFCIPFSTSSSSAAASSSSSLPSEKLHRNKWRSPVASVLELGGVKIGREDVVRDDPTNNVPDTIFSKLGMQLHRRDQHPIGILKNAIYEYFDTSYPNKFDKFDDLCPIVTVKQNFDDVLVPADHVSRSYNDTYYIDAQSVLRCHTSAHQAELLRRGHTHFLVTGDVYRRDSIDSTHYPVFHQMEGVRVFSRDDWEASGVDATSYAAEDLKKCLEGLANHLFGAVEMRWIDTYFPFTNPSFELEIYFQEKWLEVLGCGVTEQEILKRSGKTNNVAWAFGLGLERLAMVLFDIPDIRLFWSNDERFTSQFSKGQLGVKFKPFSKYPPCYKDISFWINESFTENNLCEVVRGIAGDLAEE is encoded by the exons atggccatCTCACTCGCTCACACTACTCTCCTCTCCAGAacctcactctttctctctagAAATAGCAGAAGCCTCGCCTTTTGCATTCCtttctctacttcttcttcttctgctgctgcttcttcttcttcttctcttccttctgAAAAGCTTCACCGCAACAAATGGAGGTCACCGGTGGCCTCTGTGCTCGAACTTGGCGGAGTCAAGATTGGTCGAGAAG ATGTGGTGAGGGATGACCCTACAAACAATGTCCCGGATacaattttctcaaaacttgGAATGCAACTTCATAGGAGGGATCAGCACCCGATTGGGATTCTGAAGAATGCTATATATGAGTACTTTGACACCAGTTATCCTAACAAGTTTGATAAATTCGATGATCTCTGTCCAATTGTAACCGTGAAACAG AATTTTGATGATGTCTTGGTTCCTGCTGATCATGTAAGCAGGAGTTATAATGATACATACTATATTGATGCTCAATCTGTTTTGAGGTGTCATACTAGTGCTCATCAGGCAGAGTTATTGAGAAGAGGACACACTCATTTTCTTGTTACAGGAGATGTATACCGCAGGGATTCCATAGACTCGACTCATTACCCTGTGTTTCATCAG ATGGAAGGTGTACGTGTGTTTTCACGAGATGATTGGGAGGCATCTGGTGTAGATGCCACATCTTATGCAGCTGAGGACTTGAAGAAATGTCTTGAGGGCTTGGCAAATCACCTATTTG GTGCTGTGGAAATGCGCTGGATTGATACTTATTTTCCATTCACCAATCCATCATTTGAACTTGAGATATATTTTCAG GAGAAATGGTTGGAGGTTCTGGGTTGTGGTGTGACAGAGCAAGAAATATTAAAGAGAAGTGGCAAAACAAATAATGTTGCCTGGGCATTTGGTCTTGGATTAGAGCGGTTAGCAATGGTTCTTTTTGACATACCAGATATTCGGCTTTTCTGGTCAAACGATGAGCGATTCACCTCACAG TTTTCCAAGGGTCAGCTGGGAGTCAAATTCAAGCCATTTTCAAAG